The following nucleotide sequence is from uncultured Draconibacterium sp..
GACAAAAGTAAATGCCTATACCCAAATTGCAGAAGAAAGGGGTATGACTCCTTATGCTGTGGAAAAAGATTGGTGGGTTGTACAAACCTTATCGGCCATCTTTCAAACGGAATTAGGAAAGTATTTGATTTTTAAAGGCGGTACATCTTTAAGTAAAGCCTGGGGCTTAATTGAACGATTCTCGGAAGACATAGACCTGGCTTTTGATAGAAGCTATCTTGGTTATGGAGGAGAGCTTTCCCGGACTCAAATAAAAAAGCTAAGGCAAAAAAACGGGAAATTTGTTGCCGATTCATTTGTGCCGGAGTTAGAGGTAAAACTTAAAGCAAATGGATTAAACGACGTAACTCTAAACTATCTTGAACCTGAAGCCAGTGACTCAGATCCGGCAAAGATTGAAGTTTTTTATCCGAATGTTATTGAATATCCGGGCTACATACAACCAAGAGTTCTTCTGGAAATTAGCAGCAGTTCATTAAAAGAACCAAATCAGGTGCAAGCTTTCAGTTCTTTAATTGATGAACATTATCCCGATGCTGAGTTCGCCGGAATACCTGTAAATATTCCAACGGCAATTCCGGAACGTACTTTTTTAGAGAAAATCTTTTTGTTACACGAAGAATTTCAACGCCCTCATGACAGAATCAGGGTGGATAGATTGAGTCGCCACCTTTACGATGTATTTCAATTAATTAGTCGTGGTTATGCAGAGAATGCGATAAAAGATAAAGAGCTTTATGAAACGATTGTAGCTCACCGCCGTTCTTTCTTTCGTGTTGGCGGAGTTAATTACAATCTCCATCAACCACAAACCATTAATCCAATACCAATCCCCAAATTTATCAAAGCATGGGAAGCAGATTACAAAACCATGCAGGAACAAATGATTTATGGTGATTCTCCATCATATGAGGAAATGATAAATGTGATTCAGGATTTCATTGCCAATGTAATCAATAAGCAGGAATGGAAGATGAAGGTTCAGTTTCCAAAGCCTTAAGTTCACAACCCCTTTGCAAAATAACTACATTTCCGAAAAACAAGCCCTCCGGGTTTTCAAAAGCTTCCGACATAAAGCCATTCATTCCAAAACCGGAAGAGTTAATTTCTGCCATCGCACTAGCTTAATATCAAAAAGACTTAACCTGCGTAAACTCCGGTTAAAACTTTTTGAAATCCCACATCAACACTTCCGCTTTTTCCATTCATTATTTATTTCTTTTCCTTTTGAAAATTTTCCGAAAATGTTGAAGGAAGTGTTTACG
It contains:
- a CDS encoding nucleotidyl transferase AbiEii/AbiGii toxin family protein codes for the protein MTNKWYEIPTQTKVNAYTQIAEERGMTPYAVEKDWWVVQTLSAIFQTELGKYLIFKGGTSLSKAWGLIERFSEDIDLAFDRSYLGYGGELSRTQIKKLRQKNGKFVADSFVPELEVKLKANGLNDVTLNYLEPEASDSDPAKIEVFYPNVIEYPGYIQPRVLLEISSSSLKEPNQVQAFSSLIDEHYPDAEFAGIPVNIPTAIPERTFLEKIFLLHEEFQRPHDRIRVDRLSRHLYDVFQLISRGYAENAIKDKELYETIVAHRRSFFRVGGVNYNLHQPQTINPIPIPKFIKAWEADYKTMQEQMIYGDSPSYEEMINVIQDFIANVINKQEWKMKVQFPKP